The Setaria italica strain Yugu1 chromosome IX, Setaria_italica_v2.0, whole genome shotgun sequence genome has a window encoding:
- the LOC101767053 gene encoding uncharacterized protein LOC101767053, with the protein MQPKPAHYTLPANSPQSQGRHVCPVTVLGFDAPAHILNSNSTVLPDAAGRCRRHGLPLLAADRPRDSGSRDGGRDTTTRLHQAHKSELKSHCILSVSLATGGGGAGHQPSGGEATMEEQQLCALLHDLDALKQRPDDPASIDRMRDRVVAMLSPASDAASSDHAMASSCAAAIPTAGGQISTRRSRGRVAAGGAR; encoded by the exons ATGCAGCCCAAACCGGCCCACTACACCCTACCAGCCAACTCCCCGCAGTCACAAGGTCGTCATGTTTGTCCCGTCACTGTGCTCGGGTTTGACGCGCCGGCCCACATCCTCAACTCTAACTCCACGGTTCTGCCTGACGCTGccggccggtgccgccgccacggcctgcCCTTGCTCGCTGCTGACCGTCCACGGGATTCCGGCTCGCGGGACGGCGGGAGGGACACTACTACGCGTCTACACCAGGCACATAAGTCTGAACTGAAGTCACACTGCATCCTGTCTGTGTCACtggccaccggcggcggaggagcagggCATCAACCAAGTGGCGGTGAGGCAACCATGGAGGAGCAGCAGCTTTGCGCTCTACTCCACGACCTCGATGCGCTCAAGCAGCGCCCCGACGACCCCGCCTCCATCGATCGG ATGCGAGATCGggtggtggcgatgttgagcccggcctccgacgccgcctcctccgaccATGCCATGGCCTCCTCGTGCGCGGCGGCCATTCCTACCGCTGGCGGGCAGATCTCGACGAGAAGATCTCGtggaagggtggcggcggggggagCGCGGTGA
- the LOC101766639 gene encoding transcription factor ILI6: MHLSFFSSHASPQCLIAIASSASQTCTILVGLSLAKLLPPIFQVATLTEMSSRRSRSRQSGSSRITEEQISDLVSKLQDLLPEARLQSNARVPSARVLQETCNYIRSLHQEVDDLSERLSELLATSDMSSAQAAIIRSLLM; the protein is encoded by the exons ATGCACTTGTCATTCTTCTCCTCTCATGCTTCTCCCCAGTGCTTGATTGCCATTGCGTCGTCAGCATCTCAAACTTGTACCATCCTAGTTGGTCTCTCTCTTGCAAAACTGCTTCCTCCAATCTTCCAGGTAGCCACATTAACTGAGATGTCGAGCCGGAGGTCACGGTCTAGGCAGTCTGGCTCGTCGAGGATCACCGAGGAGCAAATCAGTGACCTCGTTTCCAAGTTGCAAGACCTCCTCCCCGAAGCTCGCCTCCAGAGCAATGCCAGA GTACCATCCGCGAGGGTGTTGCAGGAGACGTGCAACTACATCAGGAGCTTGCATCAGGAGGTGGACGACCTGAGCGAGAGGCTGTCGGAGCTACTGGCGACGTCCGACATGAGCAGCGCTCAGGCGGCGATCATCCGCAGCCTGCTCATGTAG